In one window of Cytophagaceae bacterium ABcell3 DNA:
- a CDS encoding IS4 family transposase gives MGTNKNSDYREELTKHISHEINCKEFISRVKDGCERVFSRQRKLDIRKLIVFIMSFKSALQRDLDRFYKAMSNSDFNIREVTKSALSQSRSKLNPWAFVRLNEISVDFFYKKASYYTWHGMRTLAVDGTRLQLPNHPTVKEEFGEYMFGPKASTPRSMAMGSMLYDVLNHITLDAEIAPYASSERDLLVQHLKKVEKGDLLLLDRGYPCFWLFFLLKAKGVEFCIRLENEWWKEVESLMASPEQERIVKFRLPKKDHGKLSEYPEIISQEIDCRLIKVKLETGETEILCTSLTDLKKYDIEEFKRLYHYRWNEEECYKLLKSRLDLESFSGKTAKAVRQDFHAKVFLLTLCAAYCHPIEAKVLAEYEEEQKEQEQKEEEQKEEKGKKKRKYRVTVFFWGFKQKA, from the coding sequence ATAGGGACTAATAAAAACTCTGACTATAGAGAAGAACTAACCAAACATATCAGCCATGAGATTAACTGTAAAGAGTTCATTAGCCGTGTTAAAGACGGCTGTGAAAGGGTATTCTCTAGACAAAGAAAGCTGGATATCAGGAAGTTAATTGTTTTTATCATGTCTTTTAAGTCAGCATTGCAACGTGATCTTGACAGATTTTACAAAGCAATGTCCAATAGCGATTTTAATATTCGCGAGGTTACTAAAAGCGCCCTTTCTCAGTCCAGATCCAAGCTAAATCCATGGGCATTTGTTAGGTTGAACGAAATAAGTGTGGATTTTTTCTACAAAAAGGCCTCCTATTACACATGGCATGGCATGCGTACTCTTGCTGTTGATGGCACCCGTCTTCAACTTCCAAATCATCCCACAGTAAAAGAAGAATTTGGGGAATATATGTTTGGGCCTAAAGCAAGCACTCCTCGCTCTATGGCAATGGGTTCTATGCTTTATGATGTACTTAATCACATAACTCTCGATGCAGAAATAGCACCTTATGCTTCAAGCGAAAGAGATTTGCTTGTACAGCACCTTAAAAAAGTTGAAAAGGGCGATTTGCTCCTTCTGGACAGGGGATATCCTTGTTTTTGGTTGTTTTTTCTGCTTAAAGCCAAGGGGGTAGAGTTTTGCATAAGGCTTGAGAATGAATGGTGGAAAGAAGTTGAAAGTCTGATGGCCAGCCCTGAACAGGAACGCATAGTGAAGTTTCGGCTCCCTAAAAAAGACCATGGTAAACTGAGTGAATACCCGGAAATTATCAGTCAAGAAATAGACTGCAGGCTTATAAAAGTAAAGCTTGAAACAGGTGAGACAGAAATACTTTGTACTTCCCTGACAGATTTAAAAAAATACGATATTGAGGAGTTTAAGCGGCTTTATCATTATCGGTGGAATGAGGAAGAGTGCTATAAATTACTGAAAAGTCGTCTTGATCTGGAATCTTTTTCTGGAAAAACGGCAAAGGCTGTACGTCAGGATTTTCATGCCAAAGTTTTCCTTTTAACACTATGTGCAGCATATTGCCATCCTATTGAAGCTAAAGTCCTGGCTGAATATGAGGAGGAGCAAAAGGAACAGGAACAAAAGGAAGAGGAACAGAAAGAAGAGAAAGGAAAAAAGAAGCGAAAATACCGGGTCACCGTATTTTTCTGGGGATTTAAGCAAAAAGCTTAG